In Pseudomonas grandcourensis, the DNA window ATCCACAGGCGCTGGCCGAATTGCATTGGCTGGAAACCGTCCATCCAACTGCGTTCCCAGTCCTGGTCTTCGATCACTTCGCTGTGGTGCTCGGGCAGCGGGCTGCCGGTCAGCAGCTCCAGGTGGGCCAGCACCGGGCCTGGCTCGGTGCCACCTTCGAACAGGGCCAGTAGGTGCGTATGGGACCACAGCGGCGTGGTGTTGAGTTCCGGCTCGAAGATCGGCTGATCTTCGGCGTCCATGAAGGTCACCGACACGGCGCCCACTTCAAGGAACGCGTCTTCATAGGTTTCGGCTTGTTCTGGGCTGATGGCGAGACGTACTTGCAGCCAAGGCATGGCGGGCACCTTTGAAAAATATTGATTGCAGCCTAGCGGGCTGCGGGAAGCGCGCAAGTTTACGCGAGAGAGTGGGTTTTGTGGGAGCTGCATTCGCTGCGCAGATGTTGAGCGAAGCAGGGCCCTGTGGGATCTGAGTTACTTCCAGATACAACAAAGCCGCCCGAAGGCGGCTTTGTCGATGGGGTCGAAGCTTAGTGCTTCTCGCCGGCCAGCTTGTGCTCGAGGTAGTGAATGTTCACGCCCCCTTTGCAGAAGCCTTCATCGCGGGTCAGGTCGCGGTGCAGCGGGATGTTGGTCTTGATCCCGTCGACCACGATTTCGTCCAGCGCATTGCGCATGCGCGCCATGGCTTCGTCACGGGTTGCCCCGTAAGTGATCAGCTTGCCGATCAACGAATCGTAGTTCGGCGGAACGGCATAGCCACTGTACAGGTGCGAGTCGACGCGAACGCCGTTGCCGCCTGGAGCGTGGAAATGCTTGACCGTGCCCGGGCTCGGCATGAAGGTTTTCGGGTCTTCGGCGTTGATCCGGCATTCCAGCGCGTGACCGCGGATGACCACGTCATCCTGGGTGAACGACAGCTTGTTGCCGGCGGCGATGCTGAGCATCTCCTTGACGATGTCGATGCCGGTGACCATTTCCGAAACCGGGTGCTCTACCTGGACACGAGTGTTCATCTCGATGAAGTAGAAGTGACCGTTTTCGTACAGGAACTCGAAAGTGCCTGCGCCACGGTAGCCGATGTCGATGCAAGCCTTGACGCAGCGTGCGAGTACTTCCTCACGCGCGTTCTCGTCGATGCCCGGTGCCGGCGCTTCTTCAAGAACCTTCTGGTGGCGACGTTGCAGCGAGCAGTCGCGGTCACCCAGATGGATAGCCTGGCCCTGGCCATCGGAAAGTACCTGGACTTCCACGTGACGTGGGTTGGTCAGGAACTTTTCCAGATAGACCATCGGGTTGCCGAACGCTGCGCCCGCTTCGGAGCGGGTCAGTTTGGCCGAGGAAATCAGGTCTTCTTCTTTATGCACGACGCGCATGCCGCGACCACCGCCGCCGCCAGCGGCCTTGATGATCACCGGGTAACCGACTTCGCGACCAATGCGCAGAGCGGTTTCTTCGTCTTCCGGCAGCGGGCCGTCAGAGCCCGGTACAGTCGGTACGCCGGCAGCGATCATGGCGTGCTTGGCCGATACCTTGTCGCCCATCAGGCGAATGGTTTCGGCTTTCGGGCCAATGAACGCAAAGCCGGATTTCTCGACCTGCTCGGCGAAGTCGGCGTTTTCCGCAAGGAAGCCGTAGCCCGGGTGAATGGCGGTGGCGCCAGTCACTTCGGCCGCGGCAATGATTGCCGGAATGTGCAGGTAGGAGTGGGCGGCCGATGCCGGACCGATGCAGACGGATTCGTCTGCCAGGCCCAGGTGCATCAGTTCCTTGTCAGCCTTGGAGTAAACGGCGACGGTCTTGATGCCCATCTCTTTGCAGGCGCGCAGGATCCGCAGGGCGATCTCACCGCGGTTGGCGATCAGAACTTTTTCCAACTTCGCAGTCATCAAAGGCTCTCCGCGGTTCAAACGATGGTGAACAGCGGTTGGTCGTACTCAACCGGCTGGCCGTCTTCGACGAGGATGGATTCGATCACACCGCTGGTTTCAGCTTCGATGTGGTTCATCATCTTCATGGCTTCAACGATGCACAGGGTGTCGCCTTTCTTCACGGTCTGGCCGACTTCCACGAAGGACGGCGAGCTTGGCGAAGACTTGCGATAGAACGTACCGACCATCGGCGAACGGGCAACGGTGCCGTTCAGTGCTGGCGCGGCGGCAGCAGCAGGTGCAGCAGCAGCCGGAGCGGCGGCAGCGACAGGCGCGGCAACCGGAGCATGCATTGGAGCTGGCGCGTAGTACTGCTGAGCCGGGGTCTTGCTATGACGGCTGATGCGTACGGACTCTTCGCCTTCCTTGATCTCGAGCTCGTCGATGCCGGACTCTTCCAGCAATTCGATTAGTTTCTTAACTTTACGGATATCCATGAATCATCAACTCCCAAGGGTCGGTCAGGGGCGGTTAACTTGTTGTTCAAGCTGTTCCAGGGCGGCCTCCAGGGCCAGTCGATAACCGCTGGCGCCAAGGCCGCAGATCACTCCCACCGCTACATCGGAGAAGTAAGAGTGATGGCGGAAAGGTTCGCGTTTGTGCACGTTAGACAAATGCACTTCGATGAATGGGATGCTCACCGCCAGCAGCGCGTCACGTAATGCGACACTTGTATGTGTAAAAGCTGCTGGGTTGATCAAAATGAAGTCCACACCTTCGCTGCGGGCAGCGTGGATGCGGTCGATCAATTCGTACTCGGCGTTGCTTTGCAGGTGCAGCAAATGGTGACCGGCTTCGCGGGCACGGCGTTCCAGGTCCTGGTTGATCTGCGCCAGCGTCGTGGCACCGTAGGTGCCCGGTTCACGAGTGCCGAGCAGGTTCAGGTTGGGTCCGTGCAGAA includes these proteins:
- the accC gene encoding acetyl-CoA carboxylase biotin carboxylase subunit encodes the protein MTAKLEKVLIANRGEIALRILRACKEMGIKTVAVYSKADKELMHLGLADESVCIGPASAAHSYLHIPAIIAAAEVTGATAIHPGYGFLAENADFAEQVEKSGFAFIGPKAETIRLMGDKVSAKHAMIAAGVPTVPGSDGPLPEDEETALRIGREVGYPVIIKAAGGGGGRGMRVVHKEEDLISSAKLTRSEAGAAFGNPMVYLEKFLTNPRHVEVQVLSDGQGQAIHLGDRDCSLQRRHQKVLEEAPAPGIDENAREEVLARCVKACIDIGYRGAGTFEFLYENGHFYFIEMNTRVQVEHPVSEMVTGIDIVKEMLSIAAGNKLSFTQDDVVIRGHALECRINAEDPKTFMPSPGTVKHFHAPGGNGVRVDSHLYSGYAVPPNYDSLIGKLITYGATRDEAMARMRNALDEIVVDGIKTNIPLHRDLTRDEGFCKGGVNIHYLEHKLAGEKH
- the aroQ gene encoding type II 3-dehydroquinate dehydratase, translating into MATLLVLHGPNLNLLGTREPGTYGATTLAQINQDLERRAREAGHHLLHLQSNAEYELIDRIHAARSEGVDFILINPAAFTHTSVALRDALLAVSIPFIEVHLSNVHKREPFRHHSYFSDVAVGVICGLGASGYRLALEAALEQLEQQVNRP
- the accB gene encoding acetyl-CoA carboxylase biotin carboxyl carrier protein, encoding MDIRKVKKLIELLEESGIDELEIKEGEESVRISRHSKTPAQQYYAPAPMHAPVAAPVAAAAPAAAAPAAAAAPALNGTVARSPMVGTFYRKSSPSSPSFVEVGQTVKKGDTLCIVEAMKMMNHIEAETSGVIESILVEDGQPVEYDQPLFTIV